The DNA sequence ctaGCTATTTTCCATGTGATATTGTAATAGGTGGCTTACTAACAATAGACCCTTGCttctcagttttggaggctggaagctCCACGATCAAGACAGAGCAGGTGGCTGGTGGACAGCAGTCTCCCTGTGTCCTCAGAGGGCACAAAGGGTGACCCATCTCTCTGGGATCTCTTTCATAAAGGCCCTCATTCCACCAAGGAGGGTCCCACCCTCATGAccaaatcacctcccaaaggccctgtcTCCTAACACCATCCCCTTGGTGACCTCAGCTTGCACTGAGGGAAGAGTTAGTGCAAAGACCAGAGAGCTGCTCACACATACAGCGTGCACCAGCAAGGCTCTTGGTTTAAGGAGCAAACCCTCTGAAGAAACTGCATGCAGGCTGAGGTCAGCATGCgcgcgccgcccccgcccccgccccccgcggtCTCTGTGTTCCATGCTGCGTTGTCTTCATTGAACTGTGCTTTCCGCAGGACTTGTTTTTCCGTAGCATCTAGGTGCATCATATCATGTCCACACAGAGAGACATGCTTTGTCCACGTCAACTCTGTCATTCAGTTGATGACAATTTGTGAAGCAATGTGTCATCTCAATGCCCAAGCACATACAGGAATAGGGCAAGTCCGTGCCTATGGAGATCTTATAGCACAAAAGGGAATCAGAAGGGTATCCACGAGCGCACAAGGCAGGAGTAAGAAGCACAAACCAAATGGAAGTGAGGGCTGCAGGGGGACAGAGGAGGGGGGTTTCCTCTTGGAGCGGGGGCAGGGGTTTCCTACGGGACTGGTGTGCTGGTGATTCTGGACCCCTGGGGTGCATGTTTGAGGGGAGACACGGGGAAGGTCAGGGTGCCCTAGGCCGGGAAGCAGAAAGGACAAcaggcagaggggctggggaaggTAGGCCCCCAAGGAACAGGGGGCCACACCTCTGGGAGCACAGAGCACCCCACCACGATTCCCCAGTGGTTCCCGTGGGGAGCTCAGAGAGCATCTTCAGGGATTTCGGAATTCACCTGGGATCAGACACCACACAACAACCTCAATGACCAGTGGGCAAGATTCTTTAACTTTGAACAAAATTTATTCTGGTTTAAATTTTAGACGCTCTGTCTAAGGGCGCAGTTTCTGACTCCGCATCGGTCCCGGCCGCGTCTTCGCCTTCTGTTACTTCTTTCTGCAGCATTTTACTGGGGGCCCGTGACAGGTGCCAATCTGTCTCATGTTTCTAGGGCACCTGTCCGGCGCACAGACGCCTTTAATCCTATGGCAGCTTCGATGATTTATTATTCCTTGAGTAAATCCTGAAAAGAGAACGAAGAGGGATAAACGTGTCAGCAGGAAAGCGGCATCTCGAGAAGGCCAGCTGAGTCCCCTCTGAGCAAGGCCCTGGGGCCTTCTGTGCTGAGATGCGGACACGGCTTCATGACAACAAGATGCGAGTCCAGGACCCCGTGGCTCAGCTTCCAGACAGACGCTGACCCTGCCCAGGCTCTGGTGGACCCTCATGTTTCCAGAACCAGAGGCCGAGGGACTGGGGCGTGAGGAGCACGGTTGTGTGCGGGGTCAGCTCCACCACGAGGGCAAAGACCGGGAAGCTCTGCTGCATCCACCCTCCCGCCAGGAGTCAGAAGCGGCCCGCGGGGGTCTATCTTCACCCTTTAGTTTTCCACCTCATGGAGTCAGTCAAGCAGTGGAGCTGAGATAGGAGGAAAAGATGCCGCTGAAAGTGTAAGAGCTGTTTAAAGAGAACTTACTCTCACAGGAACTTACAGCTGACGGTGACGatggttcagaaaaaaaattttgtacCATTGTCTCCACTGACTCGGAACGCTCTCAGCGCTGGTGCGAGtcagcccctctcctcctccctgtgTGGTTTCCTCCTGACCAGCCGCCTTCCCGTCTTCCTCacacccctttctctctcttggcCACAAG is a window from the Capra hircus breed San Clemente chromosome 27, ASM170441v1, whole genome shotgun sequence genome containing:
- the LOC100861169 gene encoding LOW QUALITY PROTEIN: beta-defensin 1-like (The sequence of the model RefSeq protein was modified relative to this genomic sequence to represent the inferred CDS: substituted 1 base at 1 genomic stop codon), with translation MRLHHLLLALFFLVLSAGSGFTQGIINHRSCHRIKGVCAPDRCPRNMRQIGTCHGPPVKCCRKKXQKAKTRPGPMRSQKLRP